TTTCTTCACCTGTTTTCTTGCCTAGTTTTTCCATAGCCTCTGATCTTTTTTTAAATCTTTTTTCTTCTAATTTTGGTGAACCTGGGTGCATCCCCAATGATATTAACTTTTTTAAGTTAAATTTTCTTGATGCTAATTCAAAACCAGCTCTTGCACCCATGGAAAAACCCATATAATCAAATTTTGTTATTTGTAATGCTTCAATTAATTTAATTATATTTTTTGTCATTTCAGGAACAGTCAATTTATTTGAATTAATATTACCTTCATTAATTCCATGCCCTATAAAATCAAAAACATGCACTGTTCTTATGGATGATAATTTTTCCACCCATCCGGTTTCTATCCATGAATTTTTATTTTGAGCCATTCCATGCCCCAAAATTAAATCAGGGCCTTTACCAAATGTTAAATAAGTTGCCATCTAAGTCTTTTTATTTGATTATTTATATTTATCATTATAGAGTAAGAAATTTTATGGAGTTAAACTTGACTGAAGATCTTGAAAAAATAGCAATGGTCGTCACTGCGCATCCAGATGACGCAGAATGGGGATGTTCAGGCTCTGTAGCTAAATGGACAAGACTAGGCTGGGAAGTAATTTATGTCCTAATTACTGACGGTTCGAAAGGTACTGAAGATAGATCTATTTCAAGCAAACAACTTTCTGAAATTAGAGAAAAAGAACAAAGGGATGCAGGTGAGATATTAGGCTTAAAAGCTGTAGAATTTCTGGGATATCCTGATGGATATTTAGAACCCACTCTAGATGTAAGAAAAGATATTTCAAGAGAAATTAGAAGATATAAACCATCAATTTTGATTACAACTAATCCTAATAGAGATTTACAGTCTTCGGGTTACATAGGACATCCTGATCATTTTGCTGCAGGAGAAGCAGCTTTATCAGCAGTTTTTCCTAGCGCAAGGGATCATCTAACCTTTCCAGATTTACTTGAAGAAGGATTTGAACCTCATAAAGTCAAGCAAGTCTGGATAAATATGTTCAATATGGGTAACAATGCTAATCCAAATTATTTTTTTAATCCTCTTGAAAAAGTAGATGTAGATAAAGCCACAGAAGCTCTTTTAGCCCACACAAGTCAAATCCCTGACCCTGAACAAGCTAGAAAATTTCATCAGCAAAGAAGAGTTGAAGTTGGTAAAATCTGTAATAGTGATTATGCAGAAGCATTTGCTAAATTTGAATTAGGTTAATTTCTAAATTGCTTCTGATTCAGTACTCTCTATTTTTTCATCTCTAATAGCATTAAACTCTCTATCTATTGATTGAGTTATCATACCACCATCNGAGCTATGAAGAACAAATCTAGCCCCTAAATCTATAGTCTTTTTTGTTCTTTCTTCTGTGAACCCATGAACCATAACAGG
The genomic region above belongs to Dehalococcoidia bacterium and contains:
- a CDS encoding alpha/beta hydrolase, whose amino-acid sequence is MATYLTFGKGPDLILGHGMAQNKNSWIETGWVEKLSSIRTVHVFDFIGHGINEGNINSNKLTVPEMTKNIIKLIEALQITKFDYMGFSMGARAGFELASRKFNLKKLISLGMHPGSPKLEEKRFKKRSEAMEKLGKKTGEENYFTYSKIFKEALNWEGAFEKIKWKKENHLIVMGEKDDNFELTEKLMKETPKSNFQVLSGINHKNTFEEPKHSINAIINFLQN
- a CDS encoding PIG-L family deacetylase; the encoded protein is MTEDLEKIAMVVTAHPDDAEWGCSGSVAKWTRLGWEVIYVLITDGSKGTEDRSISSKQLSEIREKEQRDAGEILGLKAVEFLGYPDGYLEPTLDVRKDISREIRRYKPSILITTNPNRDLQSSGYIGHPDHFAAGEAALSAVFPSARDHLTFPDLLEEGFEPHKVKQVWINMFNMGNNANPNYFFNPLEKVDVDKATEALLAHTSQIPDPEQARKFHQQRRVEVGKICNSDYAEAFAKFELG